From one Paenibacillus terrae HPL-003 genomic stretch:
- a CDS encoding polyprenyl synthetase family protein, translating into MHRMNEKFINHANTGYQLAEQKAVQYFASLYAQVVDKTYVTALTEDIQMWKRNHIHYASWLSFFSRAKKKPDTRDYHKYIQWLNYTGKLDDYLDRSVSYIYMRDLGKALNSPDTQNRIKRVIADIKKHLIQSTSANEEDQPEFMNLAGVYRWAQKEGIETATIWVINKLRSVSSHIPKEMDAEQAQRKLIKIIIGVILHVMEEMDDNVSPAERARRLDEAIRLGYSYGLTYPFIDDLLDSQVLTVQEKEQYSRMIRAALLTGTVPELGDWNGNHMKLFQFIHAELSDAFEYIKQHQRPDTQQIFFEQSYVFFHAQDIDRVKDLTHANYTNEELYIPVILKSASSRLIVRSVIGAPEDEGFEQRTFFYGIYNQLADDFADMVDDMRDGAVTPYTYYLKYHEQRSDLINPFELYWVVISYLIHNVYDSDAMACEVILDRAMNGLKRYKERVGTEMYNEMMEIFASGNPEFNRLIQQMVRQADDVDFFDKLLRDQMITHLKNDSKEKEDFFNTITTVRHQINNQLKITKPHGIPAMKEQLIDAANYSLEGDGKRIRPILTWVMGVNEYGLDASAIVPLLRSLEYMHTASLIFDDLPSQDNASTRRGRQTLHQVHNSATAELTGLYLIQKAIGEQSSLDQFNAETVLALILYSAQKAEDMCMGQAMDLDAKGKELTLEQLNMVCFYKTGVAFEACLVMPAMLAQVKEPEIAALKKFAYHAGIAFQIKDDLLDVEGDQLLLGKPIGQDSENNHSNFVSILGQEGASKEMWEHYCLAMEALKEVPRNIAFLKHLMNYMVNRDY; encoded by the coding sequence ATGCATCGTATGAATGAGAAATTTATAAATCATGCCAATACAGGGTATCAGCTGGCTGAGCAGAAGGCGGTTCAGTATTTTGCATCACTTTATGCACAGGTCGTAGACAAGACTTATGTGACTGCCTTGACAGAGGATATCCAAATGTGGAAAAGGAATCATATTCATTATGCTTCATGGCTATCCTTCTTTTCGCGGGCAAAGAAAAAGCCTGATACTCGGGATTATCATAAATACATTCAATGGCTGAATTATACAGGCAAATTGGATGATTACCTGGATCGAAGCGTCTCCTATATTTATATGAGGGATTTAGGCAAAGCTCTGAATTCTCCTGATACACAGAACCGGATTAAGCGTGTCATTGCTGACATAAAAAAACACTTGATTCAATCCACCAGTGCAAACGAGGAAGACCAGCCCGAATTTATGAATTTGGCCGGGGTGTATCGGTGGGCCCAGAAGGAAGGCATAGAAACCGCTACGATCTGGGTAATCAACAAACTTAGGTCTGTATCCTCCCATATTCCGAAGGAAATGGATGCAGAGCAGGCCCAGCGCAAACTGATTAAGATCATAATCGGGGTTATTTTGCATGTGATGGAAGAAATGGACGATAACGTATCACCTGCAGAACGTGCTCGCAGACTGGATGAAGCCATTAGGCTTGGTTATTCCTATGGTCTAACCTATCCTTTCATTGACGATCTGCTCGATTCCCAGGTTTTGACTGTACAAGAGAAAGAACAATACTCCCGTATGATACGTGCCGCGCTTCTTACTGGTACTGTGCCTGAGCTGGGCGACTGGAACGGAAATCATATGAAGTTGTTTCAATTTATACACGCAGAGCTCTCGGATGCTTTTGAATATATTAAGCAACATCAGCGGCCGGACACACAGCAGATATTTTTCGAGCAGTCCTATGTCTTTTTTCATGCTCAGGATATCGACCGCGTCAAGGACCTAACGCATGCTAATTACACCAATGAAGAGCTTTATATACCTGTCATTTTAAAATCTGCTTCTTCCCGATTGATTGTCCGTTCCGTGATTGGTGCTCCTGAGGATGAGGGCTTTGAGCAACGAACATTCTTTTATGGTATCTATAACCAGTTAGCTGATGATTTTGCGGATATGGTTGACGATATGAGAGACGGTGCGGTAACGCCCTATACCTACTATTTAAAATACCATGAACAGCGTTCGGATCTAATCAACCCCTTTGAGTTATACTGGGTGGTCATTTCCTATTTGATCCATAACGTGTATGATTCCGATGCCATGGCCTGTGAGGTGATACTGGATCGTGCAATGAATGGACTCAAACGTTATAAAGAGCGTGTAGGTACTGAAATGTATAATGAAATGATGGAGATCTTTGCATCCGGAAATCCGGAATTCAATCGTCTCATCCAGCAGATGGTGCGACAAGCGGATGATGTAGATTTCTTCGATAAACTGCTTCGGGACCAGATGATTACCCATCTGAAAAACGATTCGAAAGAAAAGGAAGATTTTTTTAATACGATCACAACGGTTCGCCATCAGATTAACAACCAATTGAAAATTACCAAACCTCATGGGATTCCAGCGATGAAAGAGCAGCTTATTGATGCAGCAAATTACAGTCTCGAAGGGGATGGGAAGCGGATACGGCCTATATTGACTTGGGTCATGGGCGTAAACGAATACGGACTGGACGCATCGGCAATTGTACCACTGCTACGATCATTGGAGTATATGCATACCGCATCCTTGATCTTCGATGATCTGCCTTCTCAGGATAATGCATCTACCCGCAGAGGGCGTCAGACCTTGCATCAGGTGCATAATAGCGCTACCGCGGAATTAACCGGATTGTATCTGATTCAGAAGGCGATTGGGGAACAATCGTCACTTGATCAGTTTAATGCTGAGACTGTACTTGCTTTGATACTATACTCGGCCCAAAAGGCAGAAGATATGTGTATGGGACAGGCGATGGATCTGGATGCCAAAGGAAAGGAATTGACACTGGAGCAGTTAAATATGGTGTGCTTTTACAAAACCGGAGTGGCATTTGAGGCTTGTCTGGTGATGCCTGCCATGCTTGCACAAGTCAAGGAGCCGGAAATTGCTGCTTTGAAGAAATTCGCTTATCATGCGGGGATTGCTTTTCAGATTAAAGATGATTTGCTTGATGTGGAAGGAGATCAGCTCTTACTCGGAAAACCTATTGGTCAGGATTCTGAGAACAACCATTCGAATTTCGTATCCATCCTGGGTCAGGAAGGTGCCAGTAAAGAGATGTGGGAACACTACTGTCTTGCTATGGAAGCGTTGAAAGAGGTACCCCGCAACATCGCTTTTCTGAAGCATCTAATGAATTATATGGTTAACCGGGACTATTAA
- a CDS encoding TerD family protein, producing MSISLVKGQKIDLTKNNPHLSVLKVGLGWDPMKGRTMDIDASVLLLNENGKLTQKNNLVYFGNKNSPCGAVVHGGDNLTGHGDGDDEVITVSLQQLPPEVHRVIFIVNIFRFFSFGRRKDFSMVNNAYIRILDASQAEEILRYNLTEDYQGMCSIRVGEVYRYGSEWKFGALGEGSTITSLKDLVKTYE from the coding sequence TTGAGTATTAGTTTAGTTAAAGGACAGAAGATAGACCTAACAAAAAATAATCCGCACTTATCCGTACTAAAAGTAGGTCTCGGATGGGACCCTATGAAGGGCAGAACAATGGATATTGATGCGTCAGTACTTCTTCTTAATGAGAACGGCAAGCTGACCCAAAAGAATAACCTAGTGTACTTTGGAAATAAGAATAGCCCTTGTGGGGCCGTCGTACATGGTGGTGACAACTTAACAGGACATGGTGACGGTGATGATGAAGTCATTACCGTATCTCTCCAACAACTACCTCCTGAGGTGCACAGAGTGATATTTATTGTGAATATATTTCGTTTTTTTAGTTTTGGTAGACGTAAGGATTTCAGTATGGTGAACAATGCTTATATTCGGATATTGGATGCGTCCCAAGCTGAAGAGATTCTCCGATACAACTTGACGGAGGACTATCAAGGAATGTGTAGTATACGTGTAGGTGAGGTTTACCGTTATGGGAGTGAGTGGAAATTCGGTGCTCTTGGGGAAGGAAGTACCATTACCTCCCTGAAGGATCTTGTCAAAACGTATGAATAA
- a CDS encoding ADP-ribosylglycohydrolase family protein yields MALIKDRFLGCLVGLAVGDALGTTVEFSSPGTFKPVTDIVGGGVFGLKAGQWTDDTSMALCLAESMVRKDGFDPADQMRRYTNWYHLGYMSSTGTCFDIGGATRAALHRFEATGDPYSGSVDPMTAGNGSIMRLAPVAMAYANRPEEAVMYAEMSSRTTHGAAESVEACAVLASILVAGLRGADKEAMLSADVCHKWRRDEPIYSPVIEEIIQGSYRHKEPPEIQGTGYVIRSLEAALWAFHHSTSFEEGALLAVNLGDDADTTGAVYGQIAGSYYGLSGIPRRWSEMLSMKETIDELIEALWKKVEKDQTL; encoded by the coding sequence ATGGCACTTATCAAGGATCGTTTTTTGGGATGCCTGGTTGGGCTGGCTGTGGGTGATGCTTTGGGAACTACAGTAGAATTTAGCAGTCCAGGCACATTCAAACCTGTAACGGATATCGTAGGCGGTGGTGTATTTGGGTTAAAGGCAGGACAATGGACGGACGATACGTCTATGGCGCTTTGCTTGGCCGAGAGTATGGTGAGAAAAGATGGCTTTGATCCGGCAGATCAAATGCGCCGATACACCAATTGGTACCACCTGGGATATATGAGCAGCACGGGAACGTGCTTTGATATCGGTGGTGCGACGAGAGCAGCACTGCATCGCTTCGAAGCTACCGGAGATCCGTACAGTGGGTCCGTTGACCCCATGACTGCAGGCAATGGGTCTATTATGAGGCTTGCACCTGTTGCTATGGCCTATGCGAACCGTCCAGAAGAGGCGGTGATGTACGCCGAGATGAGCTCGCGAACTACCCATGGAGCAGCCGAAAGTGTGGAGGCCTGTGCTGTGCTTGCTTCAATCCTTGTGGCAGGTCTGCGGGGAGCGGACAAAGAAGCGATGTTATCGGCTGACGTTTGCCATAAGTGGCGCCGAGACGAGCCAATTTATTCGCCAGTAATTGAAGAAATTATTCAGGGATCTTACCGGCATAAGGAGCCGCCCGAAATACAAGGAACCGGTTATGTCATTCGTTCCCTTGAGGCTGCGCTGTGGGCATTTCATCACTCAACTTCATTTGAAGAGGGGGCGCTGCTGGCGGTAAATCTGGGGGATGACGCCGATACGACCGGGGCGGTGTACGGGCAGATTGCCGGATCTTACTACGGGCTAAGTGGTATTCCCCGTCGGTGGAGCGAGATGCTGTCGATGAAGGAGACGATTGATGAACTAATCGAGGCTTTATGGAAGAAGGTCGAAAAGGACCAAACACTCTAA
- a CDS encoding RBBP9/YdeN family alpha/beta hydrolase gives MGTYQQRNNNKTLDDGRKSIVTNIQNKKQVYIIHGYTASPSDHWFPWLQDKLQEDGVSVEILEMPNSQSPKLNEWIEHLLLNIKVLHKDTYFIGHSLGCVSILRYLQQVITPEPLGGVVFVSGFTDPVPSLPSLDEFTNSHFDYQHIMDSLKARTAIASKDDTIVPFALSKKLTEDVSRDRFITLVFHMLQPV, from the coding sequence GTGGGCACATATCAACAACGAAACAATAACAAAACGCTGGATGATGGGAGAAAAAGTATTGTGACAAACATACAAAATAAAAAACAAGTATATATAATCCACGGATACACAGCTTCGCCATCTGATCATTGGTTTCCTTGGTTACAAGACAAACTACAGGAAGATGGGGTATCGGTAGAAATACTGGAGATGCCCAATTCGCAATCCCCCAAACTTAATGAGTGGATCGAGCATCTATTGCTAAATATTAAAGTTCTACATAAAGACACCTATTTTATTGGTCATAGCTTGGGATGTGTATCCATATTAAGGTACCTGCAGCAAGTAATTACCCCGGAACCACTGGGTGGCGTCGTTTTCGTTTCCGGTTTTACCGATCCAGTGCCAAGCCTCCCCTCATTAGATGAATTTACAAATAGTCATTTTGATTATCAGCACATCATGGATTCGCTAAAGGCGCGTACAGCTATTGCTTCAAAGGACGACACGATTGTGCCCTTTGCACTCAGTAAGAAACTAACGGAAGATGTCTCCCGGGACCGTTTTATAACGCTGGTTTTTCATATGCTTCAACCGGTCTAG
- a CDS encoding phosphotransferase, with amino-acid sequence MEAILRRHWPEWNGTLQKRTGGWNNTTYFVKGGMRSGVLRIYDTHRDRDKIEFEHAVLQALSKHSLSFRVPIPIRTVTGETLAQLEKESGKYVCLFDYIEGKSPLEQDSSFAYSFGEVTGELSAVLATFRLDIAPVYRPYYALQQSYPLCNQEIVREICLHPPEPLKTLHDELRWIGKVYEEITDSLHALEELPHQLVHGDLNASNLLVKDTDHSQVTALLDFEFCTLDVRVMEPAVILSGFLGQPEEMQAVRDFCQGFCRQVHLSHAEIDAVPVLMLLRKVDVFLHFLSRFLEGTDQPHVLQEQVKQIAADLLQLSTRSSWIQEELVQAGTVYE; translated from the coding sequence TTGGAAGCGATACTAAGACGGCACTGGCCGGAGTGGAACGGAACGTTGCAGAAACGAACCGGGGGTTGGAATAATACGACGTATTTTGTTAAGGGTGGTATGCGAAGCGGGGTGCTGCGCATCTACGATACACACAGGGATAGGGACAAAATTGAATTTGAGCATGCAGTTTTGCAGGCACTGAGTAAGCATTCTCTATCATTCAGGGTACCGATACCAATTCGAACAGTGACGGGAGAGACACTCGCTCAGCTTGAGAAGGAAAGCGGCAAATATGTCTGTCTGTTCGATTACATAGAAGGCAAATCACCACTGGAGCAGGATTCAAGCTTTGCCTATTCTTTTGGCGAGGTCACGGGTGAATTATCTGCTGTGCTTGCGACATTCCGTCTTGATATAGCTCCAGTCTACCGACCGTATTATGCCCTGCAGCAATCCTATCCATTGTGTAACCAGGAGATCGTTCGAGAGATTTGCCTTCATCCGCCTGAGCCTCTAAAAACTTTGCATGACGAGCTGCGATGGATAGGAAAAGTATATGAAGAGATTACAGATTCGCTTCATGCATTGGAGGAGTTGCCGCATCAGCTTGTACATGGGGATTTGAACGCTTCCAATTTGTTAGTAAAGGATACCGATCATAGCCAAGTGACTGCACTGCTTGATTTTGAATTTTGTACGTTAGACGTTCGGGTCATGGAACCAGCGGTTATCTTATCGGGATTTTTGGGACAACCGGAGGAGATGCAAGCAGTCCGGGATTTTTGCCAGGGCTTCTGCCGCCAAGTTCATCTGTCCCACGCCGAGATTGATGCGGTGCCTGTATTGATGCTGCTTAGGAAGGTAGATGTATTTCTTCATTTTTTGAGTCGCTTTCTGGAAGGAACTGATCAGCCACATGTGTTACAAGAGCAGGTCAAGCAGATCGCTGCCGACTTGCTGCAACTGTCTACCAGAAGTAGCTGGATTCAGGAGGAGCTAGTCCAAGCTGGAACAGTGTATGAATAA
- a CDS encoding MFS transporter, with the protein MILKGANMKFLRLHPNVKLRLVERFLTQLVTNSIFPFMGIYFSMEFGVKWAGILLAANVFLSFLAGFYGGYMSDLYGRKKVLVYSEYVRLASIIAMVVGSIEFFYSTLLVCIGMLVSSICAGLSNPAGSALIIDSSSSEERKYIYGLDYWLWNVSLLIGILLGGFLFEQFRMELFIALAFISFCSLLIVALFISESLSVIDPQIQKKSFWRSTAANYRVVLTNKVFIFFLLASLLDLSIELQSNNYTPIRLVQVIGHQTLFSVAGYSLKINGYNLFGILSIINTLSVILFGTLIAKLFKKTKDTKAVTVGILLYAAGYALIVIGKSPWFLFAVMLILSIGEVIYIPRKQALLADIMPSDKRGSYMAINSLTTRGAMMIGSLSVTFSAFVPSWIIGLEMFLLGVISVFLYIHVLALKQSSPAVQGMDKAVSAET; encoded by the coding sequence ATGATTTTGAAAGGGGCAAATATGAAATTTCTGCGATTGCATCCCAATGTTAAATTAAGATTGGTTGAACGCTTTTTAACGCAGTTGGTTACCAACTCCATCTTCCCCTTTATGGGGATTTATTTTTCTATGGAATTCGGCGTCAAATGGGCGGGTATTTTGCTGGCTGCCAATGTTTTCCTTTCCTTTCTAGCAGGGTTTTATGGCGGATACATGTCGGACTTGTATGGAAGAAAAAAGGTATTGGTATACAGTGAGTATGTCCGGTTGGCATCCATCATTGCAATGGTTGTGGGGAGCATCGAGTTTTTTTATTCTACTTTGCTTGTATGCATCGGTATGTTGGTAAGCAGTATCTGTGCAGGACTTTCGAATCCTGCGGGGTCAGCTTTGATTATAGATTCCAGCAGTAGCGAAGAGAGGAAGTATATTTACGGACTTGATTATTGGCTTTGGAACGTGTCCCTGCTAATAGGAATCCTACTAGGCGGCTTCTTATTCGAACAATTCCGGATGGAACTGTTTATTGCACTGGCGTTCATTTCCTTCTGTTCGCTCCTGATTGTCGCATTATTCATTTCGGAAAGCCTGTCCGTAATCGATCCGCAAATTCAAAAAAAAAGTTTTTGGCGGAGTACAGCAGCAAATTACCGTGTTGTCTTAACCAATAAGGTATTTATATTTTTTCTGCTTGCCTCATTGCTGGATCTGTCCATTGAACTGCAATCCAATAATTATACACCCATTCGGCTTGTTCAAGTCATTGGGCATCAAACGTTATTCTCTGTAGCTGGCTACTCATTGAAAATCAACGGATATAACTTGTTTGGTATTTTAAGCATAATTAATACACTGTCTGTTATTTTATTCGGCACATTGATTGCCAAGCTTTTTAAGAAGACGAAAGATACGAAAGCGGTAACGGTGGGAATTTTGCTGTATGCCGCCGGATATGCATTAATTGTAATCGGCAAAAGTCCCTGGTTCCTCTTCGCTGTCATGCTGATTTTATCCATTGGCGAAGTAATCTATATTCCGCGAAAACAAGCATTGTTGGCGGATATTATGCCGTCTGATAAACGGGGTTCCTATATGGCGATCAATTCATTGACAACGCGGGGAGCCATGATGATCGGTTCGTTATCCGTTACGTTCAGTGCATTTGTTCCGTCCTGGATTATCGGGCTGGAAATGTTCCTGTTGGGTGTGATAAGTGTTTTTCTTTACATTCATGTACTTGCCCTGAAACAATCTTCCCCTGCTGTACAGGGCATGGATAAGGCGGTGTCTGCAGAGACTTAA
- a CDS encoding CPBP family intramembrane glutamic endopeptidase, protein MPYLIPPLLMGSRPLNNATGGGWGIAFAVAVGAALLALLWQWPEYKALLNKDIYCFMQAISFRTFVILELSLIGSAVCEEWFYRLFLVGLLKDWGIVGAFVLTSAMFSFSHYMQKDTREEFSWKSYITLFMLGLAWSYSIVISQSVLPAVIGHFLYNFPSMLTTFWNFSTPRKLQMQENHKG, encoded by the coding sequence TTGCCCTATCTCATTCCGCCATTGCTTATGGGAAGCCGTCCGCTAAATAATGCTACGGGCGGCGGATGGGGGATTGCGTTTGCAGTGGCCGTTGGCGCGGCTCTGTTGGCATTGTTATGGCAATGGCCAGAATATAAGGCTTTGTTGAATAAAGATATTTATTGCTTTATGCAGGCCATTTCATTTCGTACCTTTGTAATATTGGAGCTGTCGTTAATTGGAAGTGCGGTATGCGAGGAATGGTTTTACCGCTTGTTCCTGGTGGGGTTGCTGAAAGATTGGGGTATCGTCGGCGCATTTGTTCTAACTTCCGCAATGTTCTCTTTTTCGCACTATATGCAAAAGGATACGCGTGAAGAGTTTTCTTGGAAATCCTATATCACCTTGTTTATGTTGGGGCTAGCCTGGTCCTATTCCATTGTTATAAGCCAATCCGTCCTGCCTGCAGTCATAGGACATTTTCTGTATAATTTCCCGAGCATGCTTACGACATTCTGGAACTTTTCCACGCCGAGAAAGCTTCAGATGCAGGAGAATCATAAGGGATGA
- a CDS encoding PqqD family protein, whose protein sequence is MKYARNVFIQTRILNDKTYAVKNNDVYLLDEVAYKIWSLLDGERTVDEVATAIAEEYKADKETVLGDVNEFIQELKDVDFIEVV, encoded by the coding sequence ATGAAATACGCTCGCAATGTTTTTATTCAAACCCGAATACTGAATGACAAGACCTATGCGGTGAAAAATAATGATGTTTATTTGTTGGATGAAGTAGCATATAAGATTTGGAGTCTGTTGGATGGAGAACGTACGGTTGATGAGGTTGCCACAGCCATAGCCGAAGAGTATAAAGCGGATAAAGAAACAGTTCTCGGGGATGTAAATGAATTTATTCAAGAGCTGAAGGATGTGGATTTTATCGAGGTGGTATAG